The proteins below come from a single Pedobacter aquae genomic window:
- a CDS encoding MBL fold metallo-hydrolase, with product MKRRGFIKSAALAVAASQIPGKSWASWFGMADYQIRMLSDNLGIFTEQGGTIAFLKSKSGIAVVDSQFPNPAQHLIDELRKRYDETPFQLLINTHHHADHSSGNIAFKGLVKHVVAHENSAKNQIRVSEEAKKVGKESVILAPDKTFQTTWNYKLDKENIKLHYFGAGHTNGDSFVHFENQNTVHTGDLVFNRRFPYIDKTAGADIQNWIKVLDKAMDTFDSKTQYIFGHALDPQKIIGTQEDIKAYQNYLEKLLEYVSKEKKAGKSLAEISKVKVIPGAEEWQGQGIERGISAAYQEL from the coding sequence ATGAAAAGAAGAGGTTTTATTAAAAGCGCTGCTTTGGCAGTTGCAGCTTCTCAAATACCAGGAAAATCCTGGGCTTCTTGGTTCGGTATGGCTGATTATCAAATCAGGATGTTGAGCGATAACTTAGGCATTTTTACAGAGCAAGGGGGCACTATTGCATTTTTAAAATCCAAGAGTGGAATAGCAGTGGTCGACTCTCAGTTTCCAAATCCGGCCCAACATTTAATTGATGAGTTGAGGAAAAGATATGATGAAACTCCTTTTCAATTATTGATTAATACACACCATCATGCCGACCATAGCAGCGGTAATATCGCTTTTAAAGGATTAGTGAAACATGTGGTGGCACATGAAAACTCTGCTAAAAACCAAATTAGAGTATCAGAAGAAGCCAAAAAAGTAGGTAAAGAAAGCGTGATTTTAGCTCCGGATAAAACTTTTCAAACCACGTGGAATTATAAATTAGATAAGGAAAATATCAAGCTCCATTATTTTGGAGCTGGGCATACCAATGGAGATTCATTTGTGCATTTTGAAAATCAAAACACAGTGCATACCGGAGATTTAGTTTTTAATAGAAGATTTCCTTATATCGATAAAACAGCAGGAGCAGATATCCAAAATTGGATTAAGGTTTTGGATAAAGCGATGGATACCTTTGATTCAAAAACGCAATATATTTTTGGTCATGCTTTAGACCCACAAAAGATTATTGGAACACAAGAAGATATTAAAGCCTATCAGAATTATTTAGAAAAGCTTTTAGAATATGTTTCTAAAGAGAAAAAAGCAGGTAAAAGCTTAGCCGAAATCTCAAAAGTTAAAGTTATACCGGGGGCAGAAGAGTGGCAAGGGCAGGGCATAGAAAGAGGTATAAGTGCAGCTTACCAAGAGTTATAA
- the accD gene encoding acetyl-CoA carboxylase, carboxyltransferase subunit beta, translating into MAWFKRSTKGIFTSTEDKKEAPDGVWNKCPNCKKALHYSEQVEHKYVCQYCDYHLRVGSKEYFEIFFDDNAFAELFGNLTSGDPLNFTDTKSYKNRLVESYKKTGLKDAIRAAHGKIDGQDLVIACMDFSFIGGSMGSVVGEKIARSIDYCIEHKIPFLMISKSGGARMMEAAFSLMQMAKTSAKLALLSKAKIPYISLLTDPTTGGVTASYAMLGDINIAEPGALIGFAGPRVIKETIKKDLPKGFQTSEFVLEHGFLDFIVDRREIKNKLSTFIRIMNN; encoded by the coding sequence ATGGCTTGGTTTAAAAGAAGTACAAAAGGAATATTTACCTCAACAGAGGATAAAAAAGAAGCACCAGACGGCGTATGGAACAAGTGTCCTAATTGTAAAAAAGCACTCCATTACTCTGAACAGGTTGAGCATAAATACGTTTGTCAGTATTGCGATTATCATTTAAGAGTAGGTTCTAAAGAGTATTTTGAAATTTTCTTTGATGATAATGCTTTCGCAGAGCTATTTGGTAATTTAACCTCTGGCGATCCGCTTAATTTTACAGATACGAAATCATATAAAAATAGATTAGTTGAAAGTTATAAGAAAACAGGATTAAAAGACGCAATAAGAGCTGCCCATGGTAAAATAGACGGACAAGATTTAGTGATTGCTTGTATGGATTTCAGCTTTATTGGAGGCTCTATGGGTTCTGTAGTAGGAGAAAAAATTGCAAGATCTATAGATTATTGTATCGAGCACAAAATCCCTTTCCTGATGATTTCTAAATCTGGCGGAGCAAGGATGATGGAAGCTGCATTCTCTTTAATGCAAATGGCTAAAACATCAGCAAAACTAGCTTTATTAAGCAAAGCAAAAATCCCTTATATTTCTTTATTAACAGACCCTACAACAGGTGGTGTTACTGCTTCTTATGCGATGCTTGGCGATATTAATATTGCAGAACCAGGCGCTTTAATTGGCTTTGCAGGCCCAAGGGTTATCAAAGAAACTATCAAAAAAGACTTACCAAAAGGTTTCCAAACATCTGAATTTGTTTTAGAGCATGGTTTCCTTGATTTTATTGTGGATAGAAGAGAAATCAAAAATAAGCTCTCTACTTTCATCAGAATCATGAATAACTAA
- a CDS encoding GNAT family N-acetyltransferase, with product MIEVKKVIAQEELEKVFAIRKEVFVVEQNCPPELEWENEDISHHFLALLNAEPAGACRWRKTDKGYKLERFAVLKSCRGKGVAQAMLKTVLADLPKDAEYVYLHAQITAMGLYQKFNFQAVGDIFEEAGIQHYKMVLNK from the coding sequence ATGATAGAAGTTAAAAAGGTAATAGCGCAAGAAGAGCTTGAAAAGGTTTTTGCTATCAGAAAAGAAGTTTTTGTGGTAGAACAAAATTGTCCGCCAGAGCTAGAATGGGAAAATGAAGATATCTCTCATCATTTTTTAGCTTTATTAAATGCAGAGCCAGCAGGCGCTTGCAGATGGCGCAAAACAGATAAAGGTTATAAGCTAGAGCGTTTTGCTGTATTAAAATCTTGTAGAGGTAAAGGAGTAGCGCAGGCTATGCTTAAAACAGTTTTGGCAGATTTACCCAAAGATGCTGAGTATGTTTATTTACATGCACAAATAACCGCTATGGGTTTATATCAGAAATTTAACTTTCAAGCGGTAGGCGATATTTTTGAAGAAGCTGGTATACAGCATTATAAAATGGTTTTAAATAAATAA
- a CDS encoding SGNH/GDSL hydrolase family protein, producing the protein MIKRRAFLKGTSMAGVLALSIPEIVQAAMPKAAGIKLQKGDVILFQGDSITDAGRKKDDLNFNTPNSLGGGYAVQAAAEMLLKHPDKELKIYNKGISGNKVYQLAERWEKDCLELKPQVLSILIGVNDYWHKHNGKYDGTIETYKKDFRALLTKTKASLPNIKFIIGEPFAVKGIKAVDESWYPAFDEYRKAAKEIADEFQAVFIPYQKVFDEAQKSAPGVYWTYDGVHPSLAGAKLMAEAWLKAI; encoded by the coding sequence ATGATAAAAAGAAGAGCATTTTTAAAAGGCACCTCTATGGCAGGTGTTTTAGCTTTAAGCATACCTGAAATTGTACAGGCTGCTATGCCTAAAGCAGCAGGCATAAAACTCCAAAAAGGTGATGTTATCCTTTTTCAAGGAGATTCTATTACAGATGCTGGAAGAAAAAAAGATGATTTAAATTTTAACACCCCTAATAGCTTAGGTGGAGGTTATGCCGTACAAGCAGCAGCAGAAATGCTTCTAAAACATCCTGATAAAGAGCTTAAGATTTATAATAAAGGCATTAGTGGAAACAAAGTTTACCAATTGGCAGAAAGATGGGAAAAAGATTGCTTAGAGCTGAAGCCTCAGGTTTTAAGTATTTTAATTGGTGTTAATGATTATTGGCATAAACACAATGGTAAATATGATGGTACTATAGAAACCTATAAGAAAGACTTTAGGGCTTTATTGACTAAAACCAAAGCTAGTTTGCCCAACATTAAGTTTATTATAGGCGAACCTTTTGCTGTTAAAGGTATTAAAGCTGTTGATGAATCTTGGTATCCGGCTTTTGATGAATATAGAAAAGCAGCTAAAGAAATAGCAGACGAGTTTCAAGCGGTATTTATTCCTTATCAAAAGGTTTTTGATGAAGCGCAGAAATCTGCTCCGGGTGTTTACTGGACTTATGATGGTGTGCATCCTTCTTTGGCTGGTGCAAAACTCATGGCTGAAGCTTGGCTAAAAGCCATATAA
- a CDS encoding fasciclin domain-containing protein, translated as MRSTATKKWMKLGIITSLILVTVSFTGCKKDDEPVQPQNNIVQLVVNNPEFSFLEAAVIKADLVGALSGAGPLTVFAPTNQAFIAAGFANEAAVSALSKETLVSILTYHVVGSRILSSQIQTASNTPVQTLAQTNIFVTKDQRGVFVNGAQVTQADVQASNGVIHVINKVLMPAVGNIVQAAQGNANLSYLVAAVLRASEGTTNVAAALSAAGPLTVFAPTNQAFINAGFATTAAIQAASPATLTSILTYHVISARVLSSDLTEGATPATLNGGTVTITLSGGAKVRGRANTSASNIIAADVITTNGVVHVIDQVLLP; from the coding sequence ATGAGAAGCACAGCAACAAAAAAATGGATGAAATTAGGCATCATCACAAGCCTAATTCTAGTAACAGTTTCTTTTACAGGATGTAAAAAAGACGATGAACCAGTACAACCACAAAACAACATTGTACAGTTGGTGGTAAACAACCCAGAGTTTAGTTTCTTAGAAGCTGCAGTAATTAAAGCAGATTTAGTAGGTGCATTAAGCGGTGCAGGCCCACTTACTGTATTTGCGCCAACCAACCAAGCTTTTATAGCAGCAGGTTTTGCAAATGAAGCGGCAGTTTCTGCTTTGTCAAAAGAGACTTTAGTTTCTATTTTAACTTATCATGTGGTTGGTAGCCGCATCCTATCGTCTCAGATTCAAACAGCATCTAATACACCGGTACAAACTTTAGCACAAACAAATATATTTGTAACTAAAGACCAAAGAGGTGTTTTTGTAAATGGTGCTCAAGTAACACAAGCAGATGTACAAGCTTCAAATGGCGTTATCCATGTAATTAACAAAGTTTTAATGCCAGCCGTTGGTAATATTGTACAAGCAGCACAAGGTAATGCTAATTTAAGTTATTTGGTTGCAGCAGTATTAAGAGCTAGCGAGGGCACTACCAATGTAGCTGCAGCATTATCTGCCGCGGGTCCTTTAACTGTATTTGCCCCAACCAACCAAGCTTTTATCAATGCAGGTTTTGCAACTACAGCAGCTATTCAAGCGGCTAGTCCGGCAACTTTAACCAGTATTTTAACTTACCATGTTATCAGTGCCAGAGTTTTATCATCAGATTTAACAGAAGGCGCAACACCAGCTACACTAAATGGCGGTACAGTTACCATAACTTTATCAGGTGGAGCTAAAGTTAGAGGTAGAGCTAATACTTCCGCATCTAACATCATAGCTGCAGATGTTATTACAACCAATGGTGTGGTACATGTCATAGATCAAGTACTGTTACCATAA
- a CDS encoding sensor histidine kinase, which produces MGLSRLAEQVLRRYYRTPSAVKFLALLFLSSLPLTFIAAIVVIAIAGIWYSGYQLSEIQTEIKLTFLLAFRINLFLHCINSIVYFFKQLREKQLEAEELKRAQIQAQLQQIKTQINPHFLFNNLNVLASLIMNKSEEANQFIESFSEVYRYILKNQEQELVSLKDELKVMDLYIFLLKKRFAEAIKFNISFDEHHLENTFIVPATLQILIENAIKHNIASSSKPLSIDIVINSNTLMVRNNHQPKQTLEKSSQIGLKSINQQYKIICGKEITVKNQDDYFEITLPVLKVENYEVFNH; this is translated from the coding sequence TTGGGATTAAGTAGGCTGGCAGAGCAAGTTTTAAGACGCTATTACAGAACGCCATCGGCTGTTAAATTTTTGGCTCTTTTATTCCTAAGCAGTTTACCACTTACTTTTATTGCCGCCATTGTAGTTATTGCTATAGCTGGTATTTGGTATTCGGGTTATCAGCTTTCAGAAATCCAAACAGAGATTAAACTAACCTTTTTACTAGCTTTCAGAATCAATTTATTCTTACACTGTATCAACTCCATCGTATATTTCTTTAAGCAATTAAGAGAAAAACAATTAGAAGCAGAGGAGTTAAAAAGAGCACAAATTCAGGCTCAGCTACAGCAAATTAAAACCCAAATTAATCCTCATTTTTTATTCAACAATCTTAATGTATTGGCCTCTCTTATCATGAATAAAAGCGAAGAAGCCAATCAGTTTATAGAGAGTTTTTCTGAAGTTTACCGTTATATCTTAAAAAATCAAGAACAAGAGTTGGTTAGCTTAAAGGACGAACTTAAAGTGATGGATTTGTACATCTTCTTATTAAAAAAGCGCTTTGCAGAAGCTATTAAGTTTAATATTTCTTTTGATGAGCACCACCTAGAAAACACTTTTATTGTACCAGCAACCCTTCAAATTTTAATAGAAAACGCTATCAAACATAATATTGCATCTTCATCAAAACCACTTTCAATAGATATTGTTATAAACAGTAATACTTTGATGGTGCGAAACAATCATCAGCCTAAGCAAACACTAGAAAAATCTAGTCAGATAGGTTTAAAAAGCATCAATCAACAGTATAAAATAATCTGTGGAAAAGAAATTACCGTGAAAAACCAAGATGATTATTTTGAAATAACTTTACCTGTTTTAAAAGTAGAAAACTATGAAGTTTTTAATCATTGA
- a CDS encoding LytR/AlgR family response regulator transcription factor: MKFLIIEDEPLAAERLGHLILQHYPQTEKTETCDSVESAVLWLRSNPMPNCIFMDIQLSDGLSFSISHDVEITCPVIFTTAYENYALKAFELFSIDYLLKPVTLKSLKQALTKLETYTNATLTAQQNLLDIPASKYKNRFLIKIGNKMFFVDVSDVAYFLSDDKSVYLYTTDGKAFPIDYTLDSLMEHLNEKEFFRLNRQVIARIDAIKDIKLYTNRRLKLSLNSGNAVNDFIVSRERVAAFKTWAGN; this comes from the coding sequence ATGAAGTTTTTAATCATTGAAGATGAGCCACTTGCAGCAGAAAGATTAGGTCATTTAATACTTCAACATTATCCTCAAACAGAAAAAACCGAAACTTGTGATAGTGTAGAAAGTGCAGTTTTATGGCTTAGAAGCAACCCTATGCCTAATTGTATTTTTATGGATATTCAATTATCTGATGGTTTAAGTTTTAGCATTAGCCACGATGTTGAAATTACCTGCCCTGTGATATTTACAACAGCTTATGAAAACTATGCTTTAAAAGCTTTTGAACTATTTAGTATAGACTATTTATTAAAACCAGTAACTCTTAAAAGCCTTAAGCAAGCGCTTACTAAGCTAGAAACCTATACAAACGCTACCCTAACTGCGCAACAAAATTTATTAGATATTCCAGCATCAAAGTATAAAAACCGCTTTCTAATTAAGATTGGTAATAAAATGTTTTTTGTTGATGTAAGCGATGTAGCCTATTTTCTGTCTGATGATAAATCAGTTTACCTTTATACTACAGATGGAAAAGCTTTCCCGATAGATTATACTTTAGATAGCTTGATGGAGCACTTAAACGAAAAGGAGTTTTTTAGACTTAATAGGCAGGTTATTGCCAGAATTGATGCTATTAAGGATATTAAATTGTATACCAATAGACGATTAAAACTTAGCCTAAACAGCGGTAATGCAGTAAATGATTTTATAGTGAGTAGAGAAAGAGTGGCTGCATTTAAAACCTGGGCAGGAAACTAA
- the rluF gene encoding 23S rRNA pseudouridine(2604) synthase RluF, with protein MSNANDLRLNKAISDTGFCSRREADRLIEEGRVTINGKTGVLGDRVNHEDDVRVDGRRIKFKSPEQDIYIAFNKPRGITCTTERNVEGNIIDYINHPKRIFPVGRLDKPSEGLIFLTSDGNIVNKILRAGNNHEKEYVVTVNKPITTDFLRKMAAGVPVLGTITNKCVIKKESDFIFKIVLTQGLNRQIRRMCEYLDYEVTRLKRVRIMNVSLQNIPLGKWRNLTKEELAEIMQMVAQSSKTEEASVMSKPKQSYKQFKSKGNYPQKRDKPKS; from the coding sequence ATGAGTAACGCAAACGATTTACGTTTAAATAAAGCTATCAGCGATACAGGTTTTTGCTCTAGGCGAGAGGCCGATAGGCTAATAGAAGAGGGTAGGGTAACGATAAACGGTAAAACTGGTGTTTTAGGAGATCGTGTAAATCATGAAGATGATGTAAGGGTAGATGGTAGAAGGATAAAGTTTAAAAGTCCTGAGCAAGATATATATATCGCTTTTAATAAACCCCGAGGCATTACTTGTACCACAGAAAGAAATGTAGAAGGCAATATCATTGATTATATCAACCATCCTAAAAGAATTTTTCCTGTCGGGAGGTTAGATAAACCCTCTGAAGGTTTGATTTTCTTAACCAGCGATGGGAATATTGTGAACAAGATTTTAAGAGCTGGTAATAACCACGAAAAAGAATATGTGGTTACAGTGAATAAGCCTATCACGACAGATTTTTTACGAAAAATGGCTGCCGGAGTACCTGTTTTGGGTACCATCACCAATAAATGTGTGATTAAAAAGGAGAGCGATTTTATCTTCAAAATTGTGTTGACACAAGGTTTAAATAGGCAAATTAGAAGGATGTGTGAGTATTTGGACTATGAAGTTACCCGTTTAAAGCGTGTCAGGATTATGAATGTTTCTTTACAGAATATCCCTTTAGGTAAATGGCGTAATTTAACCAAAGAAGAATTGGCAGAGATCATGCAGATGGTGGCCCAATCTAGTAAAACAGAAGAGGCCTCAGTCATGAGCAAGCCTAAACAAAGCTATAAGCAATTTAAAAGCAAGGGGAACTATCCTCAAAAACGTGATAAACCGAAGTCTTAA
- a CDS encoding NAD(P)/FAD-dependent oxidoreductase, which translates to MKSDKKFPKVIIIGGGFGGIQLAKKLRHAEVNILMLDRHNYHTFQPLLYQVATGGLEPDSIAFPIRKVFREQKNLAFRVANVTAIHTENNTISTSIGDFDYDYLVLATGSETNFFGQKEIEHYAMPMKTVPEALNLRSLILQNLEEALIEEDPIRRDALLNFVVVGGGPTGVETAGALAELKNHVLPADYPELDIQRMRIFLIENSERVLTPFSEQASYKAQEFLENMGVTVMLQKLVAAYDGDRVVLKDGEILPTKAVIWSAGVKGATIPGLDKAQIVRGGRIKTQPDNLIVGYNNIFAIGDLAAIESPEYPYGHPGVAQVAIQQGQQLAKNLVRIINNQPTQAFDYYDKGAMATIGRNKAVVDLKYWKFQGFFAWLTWMFIHLLFLVGFRNKMVTLMNWIVNYFSYDRGTRLIIRKFDRDLMKEEAEAI; encoded by the coding sequence ATGAAAAGCGATAAAAAATTCCCAAAAGTCATCATCATTGGTGGTGGATTTGGAGGTATCCAACTGGCTAAAAAGCTCAGACATGCAGAAGTAAACATCTTGATGCTAGATAGGCATAACTACCATACCTTCCAACCTTTACTCTATCAGGTTGCTACAGGTGGTTTAGAGCCAGATTCTATTGCTTTCCCTATCCGTAAAGTATTTCGCGAACAAAAAAACTTAGCCTTTAGGGTGGCAAATGTTACAGCTATCCATACAGAAAATAATACCATTAGTACCAGTATTGGTGATTTTGATTATGATTACTTGGTTTTAGCAACGGGGTCTGAGACTAACTTTTTCGGGCAGAAAGAGATAGAGCATTATGCCATGCCGATGAAAACCGTTCCCGAAGCTTTAAACTTACGTTCTTTAATTCTACAGAACTTAGAGGAAGCACTTATTGAGGAAGACCCCATCAGGAGAGATGCGCTTCTAAATTTTGTAGTAGTAGGTGGCGGCCCTACAGGCGTAGAAACTGCAGGTGCACTAGCTGAACTTAAAAACCACGTACTTCCGGCTGATTATCCAGAACTGGATATACAAAGGATGCGTATTTTCTTGATAGAGAATTCTGAACGTGTTTTAACACCTTTTTCTGAACAAGCTTCTTACAAAGCACAAGAGTTTTTAGAAAATATGGGCGTTACCGTGATGCTTCAAAAACTAGTTGCTGCTTATGATGGCGATAGAGTAGTTTTAAAAGATGGTGAAATTTTACCTACCAAAGCAGTTATCTGGAGCGCTGGTGTTAAAGGTGCTACCATTCCGGGATTGGATAAAGCACAAATTGTTAGAGGTGGCCGTATTAAAACACAGCCCGATAATTTGATTGTTGGCTACAACAATATCTTCGCTATTGGAGATTTAGCTGCTATAGAAAGTCCTGAATATCCATATGGTCACCCCGGTGTGGCTCAGGTAGCTATACAGCAAGGGCAGCAATTGGCTAAAAACTTAGTTAGAATCATCAATAACCAACCTACCCAAGCTTTTGATTATTATGACAAAGGTGCTATGGCTACCATTGGTAGAAATAAAGCCGTAGTAGATTTAAAATACTGGAAGTTCCAAGGCTTTTTTGCTTGGTTAACCTGGATGTTTATTCACCTCCTTTTCCTGGTAGGTTTTAGAAATAAAATGGTTACCCTGATGAATTGGATTGTAAACTATTTCAGTTACGACAGAGGGACACGTTTGATTATCAGGAAGTTTGATAGAGATTTAATGAAAGAAGAAGCAGAGGCTATTTAA
- a CDS encoding 2Fe-2S iron-sulfur cluster-binding protein, with translation MIKLTVVDRDDTEQEIEIPTDINLNLMEVLKASEYNILATCGGMALCATCHVQVLEGLEQLTDAQDAELDMLDTLPDAGTDSRLACQLKVNEQLNGIKVKIRGEEA, from the coding sequence ATGATAAAGCTAACAGTTGTAGATAGAGACGATACAGAGCAAGAGATTGAAATTCCTACGGATATTAACCTCAACTTAATGGAAGTTTTAAAAGCTTCTGAATATAATATATTAGCCACTTGCGGAGGCATGGCCTTATGCGCCACTTGCCATGTACAGGTTTTAGAAGGCTTAGAACAATTGACAGATGCCCAAGATGCCGAACTAGATATGCTAGACACCCTCCCAGATGCAGGTACTGATAGCAGATTGGCATGTCAGTTGAAGGTTAATGAACAATTGAATGGCATCAAAGTAAAAATTAGAGGCGAAGAAGCTTAA
- a CDS encoding NAD(P)/FAD-dependent oxidoreductase — protein MNTQISTDICIIGAGPVGLFAVFEAGLLKMRCHLVDVLPQVGGQLSEIYPQKPIYDIPGYPEIKAQELVDNLMEQIKPFDPGFTLGERVERLTKQEDGSYQVMTSDKTSIHCKVVVIAGGLGCFEPRKPDIENLQLFEGKGVSYMVKDPELYRDRKVVLAGGGDSALDWTIFLANIAQEVTLVHRGDTFRGAPDSAEKVFKLAEMGKINLVLSAHLNKINGDTHLEKVHLLSKTKEEKILDADYLIPLFGLSPKLGPIGEWGLNIEKSAIAVNTEDYSTNVERIYAIGDINTYPGKLKLILSGFHEAALMCQSAFKYVYPDQKLSFKYTTVYGVNTF, from the coding sequence ATGAACACACAAATTAGTACAGACATTTGCATTATAGGCGCAGGTCCGGTTGGCTTATTTGCCGTTTTTGAAGCAGGTTTACTTAAAATGCGTTGCCACTTGGTTGATGTTTTACCACAAGTAGGCGGACAGTTATCAGAAATATATCCTCAAAAACCTATTTACGATATCCCGGGTTATCCAGAAATTAAAGCTCAGGAGCTAGTAGATAATTTGATGGAACAGATTAAACCATTTGACCCGGGCTTTACCTTAGGAGAAAGAGTTGAACGCTTAACTAAGCAAGAAGACGGCAGCTACCAGGTGATGACCAGTGATAAGACAAGTATCCACTGTAAAGTAGTGGTTATTGCGGGCGGCTTAGGTTGTTTTGAACCTCGTAAACCAGATATAGAAAATCTTCAATTGTTTGAAGGTAAAGGTGTAAGCTATATGGTGAAAGATCCAGAGCTTTATCGTGATAGAAAAGTGGTACTAGCTGGTGGCGGCGACTCTGCTTTAGACTGGACTATTTTTCTGGCTAATATTGCACAAGAAGTTACTTTAGTACACCGTGGTGATACTTTTAGAGGTGCACCAGACTCGGCAGAAAAAGTATTTAAGCTTGCCGAAATGGGAAAAATCAACCTGGTTCTTTCTGCTCACCTTAACAAAATTAATGGCGATACGCATTTAGAAAAAGTGCATCTGCTTAGCAAAACTAAAGAAGAAAAAATATTGGATGCAGATTATCTCATCCCCTTATTTGGCTTAAGCCCAAAACTTGGCCCGATTGGTGAATGGGGTTTAAATATTGAAAAATCGGCTATTGCAGTAAATACAGAAGACTATTCTACCAACGTAGAAAGAATTTATGCCATTGGCGATATCAACACCTATCCGGGTAAACTAAAACTCATTTTAAGTGGTTTCCATGAGGCAGCTTTAATGTGCCAGAGCGCTTTTAAATATGTTTATCCCGATCAAAAATTATCTTTTAAATATACTACCGTTTATGGTGTAAATACTTTTTAA
- a CDS encoding MarR family winged helix-turn-helix transcriptional regulator, whose product MTKESFNTYSYLLDRTNRRIKQFAQKRFKEESFDITVDQWLVLKSLNEENDQNQSELAEQIGKDHPTLTRIIDLLCKKELIERRQLASDRRCFTIHLTEKGKQKMEEWAPKVAEIRMKAWENLTEKDYEDLKRILNTIYQSLEI is encoded by the coding sequence ATGACAAAAGAATCTTTTAATACCTACTCTTACCTCTTAGACCGTACGAATAGAAGAATTAAACAGTTCGCACAAAAAAGGTTTAAAGAAGAAAGCTTTGATATTACGGTAGACCAATGGCTGGTTTTAAAATCATTAAATGAAGAAAATGACCAAAACCAAAGCGAGTTGGCCGAGCAGATTGGGAAAGACCATCCTACCCTAACCCGTATTATTGATTTACTGTGTAAAAAAGAATTGATTGAACGAAGACAATTAGCCAGCGATAGACGTTGTTTTACAATACATCTTACAGAAAAAGGAAAACAAAAAATGGAAGAATGGGCTCCTAAAGTTGCGGAAATAAGAATGAAAGCCTGGGAGAACCTCACCGAAAAAGATTACGAAGACTTAAAAAGAATTTTAAATACCATCTATCAATCTCTAGAAATATGA